A stretch of DNA from Macrotis lagotis isolate mMagLag1 chromosome X, bilby.v1.9.chrom.fasta, whole genome shotgun sequence:
ACTTCTGCTCCATCCTTCCAGGGGCTTCTCTTAGGGGGACCTGGGAAGCCGACTGGGCCCGTGAACTGAAGCCGCTCACAGCTTCTCCCCGAGAACGCGAAGGTGGTAGATGATGATCCGGCCAAAAAAGTCAGTGCTGTTTTCGAAAGTTACTTTGAGCTTGTCCAGTATGACGTGGGGCACAGGGAAGCTGTAACTGAAGAGCTGTCAAGGTTAACAGGACAGACCTGGGCAGCCCCACTCACCCCCTCCGGCATGCTGGACCAGCTTCATAGTGGCAGGAGGAAGGCCATTGCGGCAGTCTCCTCCATTCCCCTGATAACAGGCCggttttcccccttctctttccaaCTCCCACAGAGGCTTCTTGTCCAAGAACCTGCCTGATCTAGCCTCAAGCTATGCCCGCCCTCCCAACAAAGAGGATATCTGGAGGGAGTTGTTGTCTTGGGGGTAGAAGTCCCCGATTTTCTCCAGGCACTCGCTCCTCCTGCCACCTAGtcagggaagaagggggagaaagggCTCGGATTCAGCTGGGGGGCCTCACCCGTGGGCTCGCGGGCGGACCggctgcctccccctccccctccgccCCCTCGACCCCGGTCACCTTCCAGGCGGCCCTGGCGACTGGCGAACCCACCCTGGAACTGGATCTGCACCTGA
This window harbors:
- the NR2C2AP gene encoding nuclear receptor 2C2-associated protein isoform X2; translated protein: MAAPAPLVCGRTVSRVSSVLNRDVKQFGKKHLFDEQDETCWNSDQGSHQWVMLEFPQPVRVAQVQIQFQGGRRSECLEKIGDFYPQDNNSLQSFPVPHVILDKLKVTFENSTDFFGRIIIYHLRVLGEKL
- the NR2C2AP gene encoding nuclear receptor 2C2-associated protein isoform X1, translating into MAAPAPLVCGRTVSRVSSVLNRDVKQFGKKHLFDEQDETCWNSDQGSHQWVMLEFPQPVRVAQVQIQFQGGFASRQGRLEGGRRSECLEKIGDFYPQDNNSLQSFPVPHVILDKLKVTFENSTDFFGRIIIYHLRVLGEKL